A stretch of Besnoitia besnoiti strain Bb-Ger1 chromosome III, whole genome shotgun sequence DNA encodes these proteins:
- a CDS encoding SAG-related sequence (encoded by transcript BESB_043610), which translates to MRFYRRVECPPQPNASVAVSKKKLTAVSQCSSQGHTVVPQTGTKVCNADEKGSGVNEGQTDDNNQIDLKALLGAIQEINWQTDTPPSPVNTRGQTLRLQASDLPLADKSFLVGHFKVDLTETNNTVELVRGEGESLQLASFTTKFCEDAALEKCDKEYDIKLPGFNASFWGEVKKGNASAKLTIPASAFPAEDQAFSIGCSRKPTPTTPGATVRSELGQRAAVKPSTCKVLVTIKAAISGVAAVSAVQPVAAAATVAFITEGLPVRTQKKSESSSSQHVVAKCELNPDNNKEQPSPPTVELSKDQLSAKLQCTGQGNKVVPQKTTDVCTSEKEDATVEECEKRTNAKHITLEALLEAGSPIHWANAALSPPPDSGEEWSLELHESQLPLSDKTFFIGCKKQGDDENPGCKLTVFIKAKASSAEKNVVACAYGKDSNTDQPLQVELTKENNTLELLCGKEGSVRPEAYQTTFCEDADMKTCGISYSELLPKFDKSWWAEGSPAQTTAKLIIPPTDFPAEDMTFYMGCSAGEASPEEQKLLASENVEQPASKVPACRVLVTVKAKAMSSLAQPTFQTAVVASVLTACFSVVV; encoded by the exons ATGCGATTCTACAGGAGAGTCGAATGCCCACCACAGCCGAATGCCAGCGTCGCTGTGTCGAAGAAAAAACTTACCGCAGTGTCACAGTGTTCCAGTCAAGGCCACACGGTCGTGCCGCAAACAGGGACAAAAGTGTGCAATGCAGATGAGAAAGGTTCCGGTGTCAACGAAGGCCAAACGGACGACAACAACCAGATCGACCTAAAAGCTCTGCTTGGAGCAATCCAAGAGATAAACTGGCAGACAGACACCCCACCTTCCCCCGTTAACACGAGAGGCCAGACGCTGCGGCTTCAAGCATCAGACCTCCCTCTGGCGGACAAGTCCTTCTTA GTTGGTCATTTCAAGGTCGATCTCACAGAGACGAACAACACCGTGGAGCTCGTGCGCGGGGAAGGTGAGTCGCTGCAGCTTGCGTCTTTCACGACAAAATTctgcgaggacgccgcaTTGGAGAAATGCGACAAGGAGTACGATATCAAGCTGCCCGGGTTCAACGCCTCCTTCTGGGGAGAGGTGAAAAAGGGAAATGCGTCGGCGAAACTCACCATCCCCGCGTCGGCGTTCCCTGCGGAAGATCAGGCATTCTCCATTGGTTGTTCTCGCAAGCCCACACCTACAACGCCTGGCGCAACAGTGCGGTCAGAGCTTGGGCAGCGGGCGGCAGTCAAGCCGTCGACGTGCAAGGTGTTGGTCACCATCAAAGCCGCCATCTCAGGTGTTGCGGCAGTTTCTGCCGTACAGCCCGTAGCTGCGGCTGCAACGGTTGCCTTC ATTACTGAAGGCCTACCGGTTCGGACCCAGAAAAAATCGGAATCCTCGTCCTCCCAGCATGTAGTCGCCAAATGTGAGCTTAACCCCGACAACAACAAGGAGCAGCCATCTCCGCCAACCGTCGAATTGTCCAAGGATCAGCTTAGTGCTAAGCTACAGTGCACTGGACAGGGTAACAAAGTTGTGCCGCAGAAGACCACAGACGTGTGTACGtcagaaaaagaagacgccACAGTTGAGGAGTGTGAGAAACGGACCAACGCCAAGCATATAACACTGGAAGCGCTGCTCGAGGCAGGCAGCCCGATTCACTGGGCTAACGCTGCCCTCTCACCGCCCCCTGATAGCGGGGAAGAGTGGTCTCTCGAGTTGCACGAGTCGCAGCTCCCTTTGTCCGATAAGACGTTTTTCATTGGTTGCAAAAAGCAGGGCGATGACGAGAATCCCGGTTGCAAGCTCACCGTATTTATAAAAGCCAAAGCTTCTTCCGCCGAAAAGAACGTCGTCGCATGTGCCTACGGGAAGGACAGCAACACTGACCAACCCCTGCAGGTGGAGCTGACAAAGGAGAACAACACACTGGAGCTGCTTTGCGGGAAAGAAGGCTCTGTACGGCCCGAAGCCTACCAAACGACCTtctgcgaagacgcagacatgAAAACCTGCGGCATAAGCTACAGCGAATTGCTTCCGAAGTTCGACAAGTCGTGGTGGGCGGAAGGAAGCCCAGCACAGACCACGGCAAAATTGATCATCCCGCCGACTGACTTCCCAGCAGAAGACATGACTTTTTACATGGGCTGCTCTGCTGGGGAGGCTAGCCCTGAAGAACAAAAGCTCCTTGCGTCTGAAAATGTGGAGCAGCCTGCTAGCAAAGTGCCCGCTTGCAGAGTGCTGGTGACTGTAAAAGCGAAGGCGATGTCCTCGCTTGCGCAACCCACTTTCCAGACAGCTGTTGTTGCTTCAGTCCTGACTGCGTGTTTCTCTGTCGTTGTATAG
- a CDS encoding SAG-related sequence (encoded by transcript BESB_043620), with amino-acid sequence MQSDGVEGRRRRGLTPQTWNWLVLCLGGALLCARRNGVEGILQEGPLRGKVHEGGDASSAAAGIATCNFSGNEGAPDFDVLTLSAGKTGVSLRCVADDVEIVPADVHEVCVAFNDAPTLEDCQKPAGGTTSKHETLETLLGTQSPIKWTESEVSETPKSKQRTLQLDPSQLPLTDEAFFVGCQSPRVGPSKSCKVTVKVLARESSVKDSVVTCGYGDGSNKDGPLKVDLTEASNSLELICGEQGSVKPATFLTKVCEDKEMQKCDKELKDILPGFDASWWGASKEGGSESAKLTIPATGFPAEDQSFYIGCSLHPTEPPREDTLTAMGMQPSAENEKEPACKVLVTVKATSSSMSALYDVTTVAAALGALSLARIAVDSF; translated from the coding sequence ATGCAAAGTGACGGTGTAGagggcaggaggcggcgagggcttACGCCGCAGACCTGGAATTGGTTGGTCCTTTGCTTGGGAGGCGCCTTGCTATGCGCGCGTAGAAACGGCGTTGAAGGCATTCTTCAAGAGGGACCGCTGAGAGGAAAAGTGcacgagggaggagacgcatcctctgccgcagctggGATAGCAACGTGTAATTTTTCTGGCAATGAAGGCGCGCCGGACTTTGACGTCTTGACGCTGTCCGCAGGGAAAACTGGTGTTTCTCTGCGTTGCGTTGCAGATGACGTCGAAATTGTACCCGCTGATGTTCATGAGGTATGCGTCGCCTTTAACGACGCTCCTACCTTAGAGGATTGCCAAAAACCTGCAGGCGGGACCACGAGCAAGCACGAAACCCTGGAGACCCTCCTTGGCACACAGAGCCCGATAAAGTGGACAGAGAGCGAGGTGAGTGAAACTCCAAAGAGCAAGCAACGCACACTTCAGCTGGACCCCTCGCAGCTTCCCCTCACGGACGaggccttcttcgtcggatGTCAAAGTCCTAGAGTGGGGCCCAGCAAATCATGCAAGGTGACAGTAAAGGTGCTGGCGCGAGAGTCGTCTGTCAAAGACAGTGTTGTCACATGCGGCtacggcgacggcagcaacAAAGACGGACCGCTGAAGGTAGACCTCACAGAAGCGAGCAACTCGCTTGAGTTGATATGCGGGGAGCAGGGTTCCGTCAAGCCTGCGACTTTCCTGACTAAAGTCTGCGAAGACAAAGAGATGCAGAAGTGCGACAAGGAGCTCAAGGACATCCTCCCGGGGTTCGACGCTTCCTGGTGGGGAGCGTCAAAAGAAGGAGGGAGTGAGTCGGCAAAGCTGACCATCCCCGCGACCGGATTTCCTGCCGAAGACCAGTCGTTCTACATCGGGTGTAGCCTCCACCCGACTGAGCCGCCTCGTGAAGATACGTTGACGGCTATGGGTATGCAGCCCTCTGCTGAGAACGAAAAAGAGCCGGCATGCAAGGTGCTGGTGACTGTCAAGGCCACTAGTTCGTCCATGTCGGCGTTATATGACGTGACGACTGTGGCTGCAGCTTTGGGTGCCTTATCTCTAGCCAGAATTGCCGTCGACTCTTTCTGA
- a CDS encoding SAG-related sequence (encoded by transcript BESB_043630): MQTYSGFDGRSGVFMSSTKMLVLMCIGGFLLFSVGQAVEGQLANAEGHSADGILPNSQEPVSSTCKVTNDGQQNNEGPTAATLTISKDTLSATLRCEGEGNAVVPTDKTMVCIDEENATVQTCTGSTAKQVALTGLLAPAKSEPITKSSPPSSANVQERTLKIQESQLPFTDKTFFVGCQKKSNTNDTKCKVTVKVKARASSAQRNAVVCAYGEDSNNEGPVRVEMSEEQNKLSIDCGQDGAFFSVTYTEYCPPESTDLRECTEKFADLLPSFSPSWWVKGDKGAPSVFTIPATDFPAADRQFMVGCAPRSTSAERPKVTDQKDESAPSSVRSSLCRVVVTVKATRASSATSRVQTFTAASAVAAAMGFIVWLPALA, encoded by the coding sequence ATGCAGACATATAGTGGATTCGATGGACGGAGTGGAGTGTTCATGTCATCGACCAAGATGCTCGTCTTGATGTGCATCGGTGGATTCCTGTTGTTTTCGGTTGGACAGGCTGTCGAGGGCCAACTCGCTAATGCCGAAGGACACTCTGCGGATGGCATTCTGCCCAACTCTCAGGAGCCTGTGTCCTCTACATGCAAGGTTACAAATGACGGGCAGCAAAACAATGAAGGCCCAACTGCAGCCACTCTAACGATTTCGAAGGACACTCTAAGCGCGACCTTGCGCTGCGAAGGAGAGGGCAATGCTGTTGTACCCACAGACAAAACAATGGTCTGTATTGACGAGGAAAACGCTACAGTCCAGACGTGCACAGGCAGCACAGCGAAGCAGGTCGCTCTGACCGGTCTCCTTGCTCCGGCGAAATCGGAGCCGATcactaagagcagcccacCCTCATCTGCTAACGTGCAGGAAAGGACCCTGAAAATACAAGAGTCCCAGCTTCCCTTCACGGATAAGACGTTCTTCGTCGGATGCCAGAAAAAAAGCAATACTAATGACACTAAATGCAAAGTTACAGTAAAGGTGAAAGCCCGGGCTTCGTCTGCCCAGCGCAATGCGGTGGTGTGTGCATACGGCGAGGACAGCAACAACGAGGGGCCCGTAAGGGTAGAAATGTCGGAGGAACAAAACAAGCTTTCCATTGACTGCGGCCAAGACGGAGCCTTTTTCTCAGTAACCTACACTGAATACTGCCCCCCCGAGAGCACAGATCTGAGAGAATGCACTGAGAAGTTCGCCGATCTCCTACCTAGTTTTTCACCAAGCTGGTGGGTCAAAGGTGACAAGGGCGCCCCGTCCGTCTTCACTATCCCAGCGACAGACTTCCCTGCTGCCGATCGGCAGTTCATGGTCGGTTGCGCGCCGAGATCGACATCCGCCGAGAGGCCTAAAGTTACCGATCAAAAAGATGAGTCCGCTCCTAGTTCTGTTAGATCCTCTTTGTGCAGGGTAGTGGTGACTGTGAAGGCAACGCGTGCTTCTTCGGCTACATCTCGAGTGCAGACCTTCACCGCAGCCTCTGCTGTAGCAGCCGCTATGGGATTCATCGTCTGGCTGCCGGCCTTGGCATGA